A stretch of Triticum aestivum cultivar Chinese Spring chromosome 1D, IWGSC CS RefSeq v2.1, whole genome shotgun sequence DNA encodes these proteins:
- the LOC123182681 gene encoding ABC transporter A family member 7: MDSSTGSRGPAGFSTQANALLRKNLCFQKRNLKTNVCITLFPILLCVLLVLLQGAIDREIDKPKYRCGCACVDAAADGSCRRTECGVQHSTLDQVASCPIPTPPRWPALVQLPTPEARAISTASQPFDGLPGQTCRDAGSCPAAFLVTGANRSLAESLSGQLFPALSSPLNFTDYLGALSKIVPGSDTTPESRQLLEPAFTPGNTLYIVQPQCRSNLSQTVSVNAGIIPLRLDVDCIQGLTLWRESESIVNDELFRGYRQQRESGREKANEFAAGYNFLNTNKDSLDISIWFNSTYSNNTAFTPIALLRVPRLVNMASNAYIKFLRGSGVEMLLEYVKDMPKVGTKLKFDLSSLLGALFFTWIVELLFPVVLTYLVYEKQQKLKIMMKMHGLKDGPYWMITYTYFFALSAVYMILFIIFGSVIGLRFFTANNYSIQIVFYFIYINLQIALAFFAASFFSSVKIATVVGYIYVFGSGLLGAFLLRFFVEDNGFPKGWIVVMEIIPGFSLYRGLYEFGQYAFSGTAMGTSGMEWTNLSDPVNGMRTVLIIMVIEWAILLPLAFYLDQVSSLGGGLRKRLLISLKCFKKRAASFRRYSFGRQGSKVVVEMENPDTTQEREVVEQLLLEPSANHAIISDNLTKVYHGKDGNPDKLAVRGLSLALPKGQCFGMLGPNGAGKTSFISMMIGLIPPTSGTAYVHGMDIRTDMNEIYTNMGVCPQHDLLWETLTGREHLLFYGRLKNLKGAELLKATDDSLKSVNLFRGGVGDKQVGKYSGGMKRRLSVAISLIGDPKVVFMDEPSTGLDPASRNNLWSVVKEAKKNRAIILTTHSMEEAEVLCDRLGIFVDGGFQCIGNPKELKARYGGTYVFTMTTSSEHEQEVEQLVRRLSPNANRIYHISGTQKFELPKQEVKIADVFNEVENAKGRFSIHAWGLADTTLEDVFIKVAKGAQAFNV, translated from the exons ATGGACTCCTCCACCGGCTCGAGGGGCCCCGCCGGCTTCTCCACGCAGGCCAACGCCCTCCTCCGCAAGAACCTCTGCTTCCAG AAGAGGAACCTGAAGACGAACGTGTGCATCACGCTCTTCCCGATCCTCCTCTGCGTCCTGCTGGTGCTGCTGCAGGGCGCCATCGACCGCGAGATCGACAAGCCCAAGTACCGCTGCGGCTGCGCCTGCGTCGACGCGGCCGCCGACGGCAGCTGCCGGAGGACCGAGTGCGGCGTCCAGCACTCCACGCTGGACCAGGTCGCCAGCTGCCCGATCCCCACCCCGCCGCGATGGCCGGCCCTGGTCCAGCTGCCCACCCCCGAGGCCAGAGCCATCAGCACCGCCTCCCAGCCGTTCGACGGTTTGCCTGGCCAGACGTGCCGCGACGCCGGCTCTTGCCCCGCCGCCTTCCTCGTCACCGGAGCCAACCGCTCGCTCGCCGAAA GTCTTTCGGGTCAACTGTTCCCTGCTCTGTCTTCGCCTCTGAATTTCACCGACTATCTGGGTGCACTCTCCAAGATTGTTCCT GGCTCGGACACGACGCCAGAGTCTAGACAGCTCTTAGAGCCTGCTTTTACTCCAGGGAATACTCTGTATATTGTCCAACCTCAGTGTCGCTCCAATTTATCGCAAACAGTTTCAGTCAATGCTGGGATAATACCCCTTCGACTCG ATGTAGACTGCATTCAAGGTTTGACGTTATGGCGTGAAAGCGAATCAATTGTCAATGACGAACTATTTAGGGGATATAGACAACAAAGGGAAAGTGGAAGAGAGAAGGCAAATGAATTTGCTGCAG GTTACAACTTCTTGAACACAAATAAGGATAGCCTTGACATTAGTATTTGGTTCAACTCTACCTATAGCAACAATACTGCATTTACTCCCATTGCACTATTGCGAGTGCCACGCTTGGTTAACATG GCTTCCAACGCATACATCAAATTTCTCAGAGGAAGTGGAGTAGAAATGCTGCTTGAATATGTTAAAGATATGCCTAAAGTAGGCACAAAATTAAAATTTGACCTGTCTTCTCTTCTGGGCGCACTATTCTTCACCTGGATCGTTGAACTACTCTTTCCC GTTGTACTAACATATCTCGTGTATGAGAAACAACAAaagctgaaaattatgatgaagatgCATGGTTTGAAGGACGGCCCTTACTGGATGATAACTTACACTTACTTCTTTGCTCTATCAGCTGTCTATATGATACTATTTATCATCTTTGGCTCCGTGATAG GTCTGCGTTTCTTTACAGCAAATAATTACAGCATTCAGATTGTTTTCTACTTCATCTACATAAATCTGCAGATTGCGCTCGCATTTTTCGCAGCGTCCTTCTTTTCTTCAGTCAAAATAGCCACAG TGGTTGGTTACATTTATGTATTTGGTTCTGGTTTACTAGGCGCATTTCTTCTGCGTTTTTTTGTTGAGGATAATGGTTTCCCAA AGGGTTGGATAGTAGTCATGGAGATCATCCCTGGATTTTCACTTTACCGAGGGTTATATGAGTTTGGTCAATATGCATTCTCTGGAACTGCAATGGGAACCAGTGGTATGGAGTGGACTAATTTGAGTGACCCGGTCAATGGAATGCGTACTGTATTGATTATCATGGTTATCGAATGGGCAATACTTCTCCCCTTGGCATTTTATCTTGATCAAGTCTCATCATTGGGTGGTGGACTCCGAAAGAGGTTGTTGATCTCCTTGAAATGCTTTAAGAAGCGAGCTGCGTCATTTCGGAGGTATAGCTTCGGGCGGCAAGGATCTAAAGTCGTAGTCGAAATGGAGAACCCTGACACTACTCAAGAA AGAGAGGTAGTTGAGCAGCTTCTGCTGGAACCCAGTGCAAACCATGCTATTATATCTGATAACCTAACGAAGGTGTACCATGGAAAGGATGGGAATCCTGACAAGCTTGCAGTTCGTGGGTTGTCTCTTGCCCTCCCAAAAGGCCAATGTTTTGGAATGCTTGGCCCGAATGGGGCAGGGAAAACATCCTTCATCAGTATG ATGATTGGGCTTATTCCACCTACATCTGGCACTGCTTATGTCCATGGAATGGACATACGGACTGATATGAATGAAATATACACAAATATGGGTGTCTGCCCACAACACGA CTTGCTCTGGGAAACATTGACGGGAAGAGAGCATCTGTTGTTTTATGGAAGACTAAAAAATCTTAAAGGCGCTGAATTGCTGAAG GCAACTGATGACTCTCTGAAGAGTGTTAACCTATTCCGTGGCGGTGTCGGGGATAAGCAAGTGGGGAAGTACAGTGGAGGCATGAAACGGCGGCTTAGTGTCGCAATCTCCTTAATTGGAGACCCCAAA GTTGTTTTCATGGACGAGCCAAGCACTGGACTAGATCCAGCATCAAGAAATAACCTGTGGAGTGTTGTGAAAGAAGCAAAGAAAAACCGTGCCATTATTCTTACAA CGCATTCAATGGAAGAGGCAGAGGTACTATGTGATAGACTGGGTATTTTTGTTGATGGTGGTTTCCAGTGCATTGGAAATCCGAAAGAG CTGAAAGCAAGATACGGAGGCACCTACGTGTTCACAATGACAACATCTTCGGAACATGAGCAGGAGGTTGAACAGCTGGTTCGCCGTTTGTCGCCGAATGCAAACAGGATATATCATATATCTGGAACACAGAAATTTGAGCTGCCAAAGCAGGAGGTGAAGATAGCAGACGTTTTCAATGAAGTTGAGAATGCAAAAGGCCGTTTTAGCATACACGCTTGGGGCCTCGCTGACACCACCTTGGAGGATGTCTTCATCAAGGTTGCCAAGGGAGCACAAGCTTTCAACGTGTAA
- the LOC123173231 gene encoding ABC transporter A family member 7-like: protein MRLEFLKEMPKAAIKMKLDLTTLLDALFFTWTVQLLLPVILTYLVYEKQQNLRLMMKMHGLKDGPYWLISYSYFLSLSGAYVTFFAVFGSLIGLDIFRLNSYVIQFLFFFIYINLQIVLAFLLASFFSSVKTASVISYIYVFGSGLLGEALLKLFIEDTTFPRPWLVIMELVPGFSLYRGVYELSEYAAAGSYMGKPGMQWGDLNDPINGMKDVLILTSIEWILLLLVAYFLDHRPAWHPIFLFGILSTKHSSPSYRANPRSRRVFADMAKDDVFLEHKVVKRLLKEMDTRNMIICHNLKKVYRGNNRNPDKLAVRGLSLALHKGQCFGMLGPNGAGKSSFINMMIGLVAPTCGTAYIHGMDLRKDMNEIYANIGVCPQHDLLWETLTGREHLQFYGRMKNLSGAALVKAVEESLKSVNLFHCGFGDKSVSKYSGGMKRRLSVAIALIGNPKVVYMDEPSTGLDTISRNDLWNVIKRAKKECTIILTTHSMEEAEELCDRVGIFVSGNFQCLGTPKELKTRYGGTRVLTITTAAEHEEVVARLIAGLSPSAVKIYGMSGTQKFELPKREVRLDVVFGAVEAARAMFPVHGWGVADTTLEDVFIRVAKDARAFDVLS from the exons ATGCGCCTAGAATTTCTGAAAGAGATGCCCAAAGCTGCAATCAAAATGAAGCTGGACCTCACAACTCTCCTCGACGCGCTCTTCTTCACATGGACGGTTCAACTCCTCCTTCCA GTAATATTAACATATCTTGTTTATGAGAAGCAGCAGAACTTAAGACTAATGATGAAAATGCATGGACTCAAGGATGGACCGTATTGGCTGATATCGTATTCCTACTTCCTTTCCCTTTCAGGAGCATACGTGACCTTCTTTGCGGTTTTCGGCTCACTTATAG GTCTCGACATATTCAGATTGAACAGCTATGTTATACAGTTTTTGTTCTTTTTTATCTACATCAACCTGCAAATTGTTTTAGCTTTTCTCCTCGCGTCATTCTTCTCATCGGTCAAGACTGCTAGTG TAATAAGTTACATTTACGTCTTTGGCTCTGGCCTTCTCGGAGAAGCGCTATTGAAGTTGTTCATTGAGGATACTACCTTTCCAA GACCTTGGCTAGTGATAATGGAGCTTGTTCCCGGGTTCTCCCTCTACCGAGGAGTTTATGAGTTATCAGAGTATGCAGCTGCAGGAAGCTACATGGGGAAGCCTGGAATGCAATGGGGGGACTTGAACGACCCGATCAACGGGATGAAAGATGTTTTGATTCTGACGTCTATAGAATGGATACTTCTGCTTCTTGTGGCATATTTTTTGGACCACAGACCTGCATGGCATCCTATTTTTCTCTTCGGAATTCTGTCGACCAAGCACTCGTCGCCGTCATATAGGGCGAATCCGAGATCCAGGAGGGTCTTTGCTGATATGGCCAAGGATGATGTTTTCCTCGAG CACAAGGTGGTGAAACGATTACTGAAGGAAATGGACACTAGGAATATGATCATCTGCCACAATCTAAAAAAAGTATACCGTGGAAATAACAGGAACCCTGACAAACTCGCGGTGAGAGGGTTGTCGCTCGCATTGCACAAAGGGCAGTGTTTCGGAATGCTTGGTCCCAATGGGGCAGGGAAATCATCCTTCATCAACATG ATGATTGGACTAGTGGCGCCTACTTGCGGAACTGCTTACATACATGGAATGGATTTGAGAAAagatatgaatgaaatatatgcaaACATCGGTGTATGTCCGCAGCACGA TTTGCTTTGGGAGACTCTCACAGGAAGAGAGCATCTACAGTTTTATGGTCGAATGAAGAACCTCTCAGGTGCTGCTCTAGTGAAG GCAGTTGAGGAATCCTTGAAGAGCGTGAATCTTTTCCACTGCGGTTTCGGCGATAAATCTGTAAGCAAGTACAGTGGCGGCATGAAAAGAAGGCTCAGTGTCGCTATCGCACTCATCGGCAATCCTAAA GTAGTTTACATGGACGAACCGAGCACCGGATTGGACACAATATCCAGGAATGATCTGTGGAACGTCATCAAGCGAGCAAAGAAGGAATGCACCATCATACTCACAA CGCATTCAATGGAAGAGGCCGAAGAGCTATGCGATCGGGTCGGCATCTTCGTGAGCGGAAACTTTCAGTGCCTTGGAACACCCAAGGAG CTGAAGACAAGGTACGGCGGCACCCGCGTCCTGACGATAACGACGGCGGCGGAGCACGAGGAGGTGGTGGCCCGGCTGATCGCCGGGCTGTCGCCGAGCGCGGTGAAGATCTACGGCATGTCAGGGACGCAGAAGTTCGAGCTGCCGAAGCGGGAGGTGAGGCTGGACGTCGTGTtcggcgcggtggaggcggcgagggCCATGTTCCCCGTGCATGGGTGGGGCGTGGCGGACACCACGCTGGAGGACGTCTTCATCCGGGTCGCCAAGGACGCCCGCGCCTTCGATGTCCTCTCGTAG